A window from Oncorhynchus mykiss isolate Arlee chromosome 9, USDA_OmykA_1.1, whole genome shotgun sequence encodes these proteins:
- the LOC110532706 gene encoding protein Wnt-10b encodes MEISHKISWDLVLILAAALTSPAITVLCNDILGLKVAGDPVLTPTSVCLRLAGLSKRQMRLCVRSPDVTASALQGMQVAIHECQHQLRDQRWNCSALESLNKLPHQSAILNRGFRETAFSLSLLAAGVAHSVASACSLGKLRDCGCEAKRRLDDDKIRLKLTQLQLQTLQRGGARAGMGGDGGGGPPAPQDFRDVPASQRSGSTHPTSLLNPLPEDFSPQQETWEWGGCSHDTRFGERFSRDWLDSRGTPRDIHARMRIHNNRVGRQLVTDNMKRRCKCHGTSGSCQFKTCWYVSPEFRLLGSLLRDKFLTAIFINSQNKNSGVFNPRVAAGNGALNGVRNGAGVGSRSGSGGVGSPNNVGRRRPSVSRELVYFEKSPDFCEREPSLDSLGTQGRICNKTSHSMDSCGSLCCGRGHNILKQTRSERCHCRFHWCCYVLCEECRVTEWVNVCK; translated from the exons ATGGAGATATCACATAAAATCAGTTGGGACCTTGTCCTGATTTTGGCAGCGGCACTTACGTCACCTGCAATCAC GGTGCTGTGTAATGACATCCTGGGTCTGAAGGTGGCAGGAGATCCAGTGCTGACCCCTACCTCTGTCTGCCTGCGGCTGGCAGGCCTGAGCAAGCGTCAGATGCGTCTGTGTGTTCGGAGCCCCGACGTGACGGCTTCAGCCCTGCAGGGCATGCAG GTGGCCATCCACGAGTGCCAGCACCAGCTCAGAGATCAACGGTGGAACTGTTCTGCCCTGGAGAGCCTCAACAAGCTGCCCCACCAGAGCGCAATCCTCAACAGgg GCTTCAGGGAGACtgccttctctctgtccctgttggCAGCGGGTGTGGCACACTCCGTGGCTTCTGCCTGCAGCTTGGGCAAGCTCCGTGACTGCGGCTGCGAGGCCAAGCGTCGCCTGGACGATGACAAGATCCGTCTCAAACTCACCCAACTGCAGCTGCAGACCCTACAGAGAGGCGGGGCCAGAGCGGGCATGGGAGGGGACGGGGGAGGAGGCCCCCCCGCCCCCCAGGATTTCAGAGatgtgccagccagccagcgtTCTGGTTCTACCCACCCCACCTCCCTCCTCAATCCCCTGCCAGAGGACTTCAGCCCCCAGCAGGAAACCTGGGAGTGGGGGGGCTGTAGCCATGACACCCGCTTCGGTGAGAGATTCTCCAGGGATTGGTTGGACTCCCGGGGGACTCCGAGGGATATCCACGCCCGCATGAGGATCCACAACAACAGGGTGGGCCGACAG CTTGTGACTGACAACATGAAGCGGAGGTGTAAGTGCCACGGCACGTCAGGCAGCTGCCAGTTCAAGACCTGCTGGTACGTGTCTCCTGAGTTCAGGCTGCTTGGTTCTCTGCTGAGGGATAAGTTCCTCACCGCCATCTTCATCAACTCCCAGAACAAGAACAGCGGGGTGTTCAACCCCCGGGTCGCAGCTGGCAATGGAGCCTTGAATGGGGTTAGGAACGGGGCCGGAGTAGGATCCAGATCTGGGTCTGGGGGCGTGGGTAGCCCAAACAATGTGGGTCGGCGGAGGCCGAGTGTGTCACGGGAGCTGGTCTACTTTGAGAAGTCTCCAGACTTCTGTGAGCGGGAGCCGTCCCTGGACTCCTTGGGCACCCAGGGACGGATCTGCAACAAGACCAGCCACAGCATGGACAGCTGCGGGTCCCTGTGCTGCGGGAGAGGGCACAATATCCTGAAGCAGACACGTAGTGAGAGGTGCCACTGCCGCTTCCACTGGTGCTGCTACGTGCTCTGTGAGGAGTGTCGAGTCACTGAGTGGGTCAACGTCTGTAAGTAG